The Oncorhynchus nerka isolate Pitt River linkage group LG12, Oner_Uvic_2.0, whole genome shotgun sequence genome contains the following window.
gaccggggtaggggtagccaggtggaaagcatggccagccgtagaaaaatgcttattgaaattctcaattattgtggataaatcggtggtgacagtgtttcctacccCCAGAgctgtgggcagctgggaggaggtgctctttttctccatggactttagtgtcccagaactcttttgagtttgtgctacaggctgcaaatttctgtttgaaaaggcTAGCCTGTGCTTTCCTAAGTGCCTGTGCATATTGGTTCCTAACGTCCCTGAAAAGtcacaggggctattcgatgctaatgcagtacgccacaggatgtttttgtgttggtcaagggcagtcaggtctggagtgaacgaagggttctacattttttgaatggggcatgtttatttaagatggtgatgaAGGCacatttaaagaataaccaggcatcctctactgacgggatgaggtcaatatccttccaggatacccgggccaggtcgattagaaaggcctgctcgctgaagtgttttagggagagtttgacagtgatgaggggtggtagtttgactgcagacccattatggaagcaggcaatgaggcagtaatcgctgagatcttggttgaaaacagcagaggtgtatttggagggcaaattGGTTAGGATCaaatctatgagggtgcccatgtttacggatttggggttgtacctggtaggttcattgataatttatgtgagattgaggacatcaagcttagattgatgaatggccggggtgttaagcatgtcccagtttaggtcatgtagcagcacaagctctgaagatagataggggcaatcaattcacatatggtgtccagggtacagctgggggcagagggtggtctatagcaagtcgcacacctccaattgactcaaatgatgtcaattagcctatcagatgcttctaaagccatgccataattttctggaattttccaagctgtttaaaggcacattcaacttagtgtatgtaaacttctgacccactggaattgtgatacagtgaattataaatgaaattatatgtcagtaaacaattgttggaaaataaagtagatgtcctaaccgacttgccaaaactatagtttgttaacaagacatttgtggagtggttgaaaaacgtgttttaatgactccaacctaagtgtatgtaaacttccgacttcaactgtatgtgtaaaGGTGACATGGAAAGTCACTGGGGCAGATAGGTATGATTCCTTTTGGTTTCCATAATTTTTTtggggaaaggcacacacctgtctataaaaagTCTCaccgttgacagtgcatgtcaaagcaaaaaccaagccatgaggtcgaaggaattgtccatagagctccgagacaggattgtgtcaaggcacagatctggggaacggtaccaaaaagaattctgcagcattgaatttccccaagaacacagaggcctccatcattctgaaatggaagaattttggaaccaccaagactcttcctagagctggctgcccagccaaactgaacaatcaggggagaagggccttggtcagggatgtggcCAAGAACCccaatgttcactctgacagagctctagagttcctctgcagCTTTCCACCAATGAGGCCATTATGATGGAgcggccagactgaagccactcctcagtaaaaggcacatgaccgctCACTTGgggtttgtcaaaaggcacctaaagtctctcaaaccatgaaaaaaaagattctctggtctgataaaaccaagattgaactctttggcctgaatgccaagcttcatgtctggaggaaatctggcaccatccctacggtgaagcatggtggtggcagcatcatgctgtgggcatgtttttcagtggcagggactgggagactagtcaggatcagggcaaagatgaacagagcaaagtacagagagatccttgatgaaaatctgctcctcagcactcaggacctcagactggggccaatgttcaccttccaacaggatagcGACCCTAATTATACAGCCgagacaactcaggagtggcttcatgacaagtctctgaatatccttgagtggcccatctctggagagacctgataatAGCTCTGCAGCGACGCCCCCCATCCACCCTGATAAAGGCACACCAAATACAGGGTTGCCTTTAACAACgtaccgagtaaagggtctgaatataaatgtgatatttcattttttacatTTGCGAATGTATAAAAatgaacctgtttttgctttttcattatgtgttattgtgtgtagattgatgagggagaaaaaactattgaatcaattttagaataaagctgtaacttaacaaaatatggaaaaagtgaaggggcctgaatactttctgaatgcactgtgtagtttctttataaattgtattttttaaatatttatttttctaTATTACAATCCCTACCATTGATAGGTTTTGATTTCCATTTCATTTTGAATAGCCATGGAGTGGTCTTGGTTTCTTGAAACAGTTATCAATGTATGTATAGCTTGTTGACTACGAGAGCTACTCGTCTGCCTTTTAGTCTATTGTCTTTGAAGATGGGTACAGTACTTTGCGTCGTTCTGCTATTTCCTTTGGGAACGGATCGTTCAGGCCTTTTTGAAAGCCGGCAAGTTTTTTGCCCCGGCTTTTAACCAATATTTCATCTTTAAAAGGTGCGAATTTGGCAATGATTGGCACTTGTATCGATGCCCTAAATTTGGTCAACAGTATCGCCTGTGATCTGCACCGCTTTAATCATGAATTCACCTGATTTTCGTGCATTGATCTAGTCTGTATAACAAGTTCTCTTAACAACAGCTCTCTTTTTTTAGGTTCATCGTCAGCTTCGATAACATTAACTGTACCCTTAAACTTTTTAGTTTATTTTTCAACTGTTGCGGCTTTCTCAACACTCATTTCAAGGCTCGCCTTCATCtcttgtatcaaatcaaatcaaaatgtatttgtcatatgcgccgaatacaacaagtgtagaccttacattgaaatgcttacttacaagaccttaaccaacaatgcagttttaagaaaaataagtgttaagtaaaaaatagaaaagtaaaaaatgtaaataacaaatcattaaagagcagcagtaaaataacagtagcgaggctatatacagggggtaccgtggTACCGGAGTACCAAGGACCAGTCAATGCTCGGTAAGCAcagagagttggctcaggtctccaacctgactcagccacactccctgtgtgcccccccaaaaatgttttgggggctgcctctcgggattccttgccagccgtgttccctcatacTGTTGCCGCTCCGCCTTAGCTGCCTCCAGTTCCTCCCGTGGACGGCGACACTCCCCAGCCTGCCTCCAGTTCCACCCatggacggcgatactccccagcctgcctccagttcctcccatggacggcgatactccccagtctgcctccagttcctcccatggacggcgatactccccagcctgAATCCAGTTCCTCCCATGGACGGCGATACTCTCCAGCCTGAATCCAGTTCCTCCCatggacggcgatactccccagtctgcctccagttcctcccatggacggcgatactccccagcctgcctccagttcctcccatggacggcgatactccccagcctgcctccagttcctcccgtggacggcgatactccccagtctgcctccagttcctcccgtggacggcgatactccccagcctgcctccagttcctcccgtggacggcgatactccccagcctgcctccagttcctcccgtggacggcgatactccccagtctgcctccagttcctcccgtggacggcgatactccccagcctgccTCCAGGTCCTCCCGTGGACAgcgatactccccagcctgcctccagttcctcccgtggacggcgatactccccagcctgccTCCAGGGTCTCTTACCATCCAGGaactcctcccatgtccatgttAACCGTTAAAGTCTCAAATACATGTCATGAAACTATAGACACAGTTTGTTacgataaaaaaaacatttacaacaGATATAACTGGGTTCAGCTGGATTTGACTGAATAAAAGTATGGTTGACACCAATGCAATGTGTTAAGCAataatggagggggggggggtgataccAGACGCTCAACAATAGACCAACAGGCAGCTCTGGGAAACAGATGAACATTTATGAGAAGTCACACCCTAAACCTCGTCTTGACATATAAATTATATAAATGCAGAATCCAGTGGGGTGagaacttggtttgagcttttctCTGCATTcatcacacacagtgacacagtgCATCCAGTTTATGAGACCAGGCTGTCTACACACAGTGACACAGTGCATCCTGTCGGTACTTGTCATAACTCTCCTGTGACTGTTagaaggatcaggttacagtgggtctGCTCTAcagcatgctctctctctcatagagggggagagcaggtcatagagggggagagcaggAAGTCGGCTGTAAGTCGGTCGTAAAATACGCTGCCCCTATGCTCTGTAGTGTTTGAGATTGGAGTGTAAactgtggaacacagagagacctTTGGACATGAAAAGTTTGAATAATTAAACAATATTTCtatttttgagaatgtgggagTGGTGTGGACACTTAAAGGACAGTCATGATgagtgtttcatttggtgatctcatgaaggacaggaaaccCACATTACTGTATCTGTTTGTGTACACTTTTCAAATATCAGATTTACATATAGATGTTGGATAAAATTAATGAGTAAAtattaaactatttgtgaaaaaatGTAACGTGATGTTAACCTTCTAAATGAGAATTGTTCTTCATATAAAAGTTTTAACtaggactcactctgtgtgcaataatagtggttaacatgagcCTAAAATTATTCATTTGGCTTTGGATGGTgtacaatacacccagtcactacaaagatacaggtgtgcttcctaacttagttgccaGAGAAGAAGggaaccactcagggatttcaccataaggacaatggtgactttaaaacagtttaatgGCAGTGATAGGAGActactgaggatggatcaacaacattatagttactccacaatactcaactaaatgacaaagtgaaaagaaggaagtctttACAGaagacaaatattccaaaacatgcatcctgtttgggtatgcttgtcatcaggataaaaagaaacagaatggagctaagcacgtacaaaatcctaaaggaaaaccaTGTTCCGTccgctttccaacagacactgggagacaaatacacctttcagcaggacaataatctaaaacacaaggccacattCAACGTCAAGACGACGTTGAATGTTCCAAAATGACCAACttaaagttttgacttaaatctatttGAAAATCATTGGCAATACTTGAAAATGACTGTCTAGCAATTATCAACAACCAACaagacagagcttgaagaatgggcaaatattgtacaacccAGGTGTGCAAAGCCCATAGACTTATCCAAAAAGACGCACAGCTGTAAGTGCTGCCAAATGTGTTTCTAACATGGTATTTACtcgggggtgaatacttatctaattaagatatattagtgttttcttTTTCATAATTCTTTGAGGCTCACAGTATAAGCCAGATAATGATAATTAGACCGGCCCACTGTGCTCAAAATGGACCAGCTGGCATTTTCTCGAAATGGCAGATGGCCAGTCTACACCTGTTCTGatatgtcatctataaaataagAGTTGTGCTTTACAGATTGAATAAAAAAAAGATTTATTAAATTCACCTGATCAAATATCTCTATCTTTCCCCCCACAGAAACCCACCTGGAGAGCTTGCTGCTGAACCTGGGGTTGGAGCAACACTACACAGAGAAGCTCGCCCTGAGCACCGTGCTGCAGATCGATGAGAAGACCGTCACAGATGAACCCGCTCAGACTCTCTCAGCCCTACCATGGACTTTCTTGAAGAGGTTAATGATGGTTAATGTAACAGCTAGGAGTGTGAAATGTACCTCATCAGGAGGCGAGGAAAGTTGTGATGCTTCATTTTGCAACATAGACCTAGATCTGGATAATCTTGTTGATAACCTGGATTCTAGTAATGTTGTAAACCCCTTAGACGTTGTTACTGCTCTCTTTCTGTGCTCTAACGGTTTTCTGCAGCAAGAGATGGTCTTGAAAATGTCAATGTGTCAGTTTTCTGTGCCCCTGCTTCTCCCCAATTGTGACACAAAACAGTGCATGCTGATGCTTTGGGCAATGCGAGACATTGTCAAGAAGTTTAGGCCTCATTCATTGTCAGACCCAAGAGGATTTGTTGAAGACAGAATTGTTCTCTCTGACCTCCCCATGGTCTCTTTTGTCAGATTGGGTGAGTGCTCTGTGTCCAAGTCACAGATTCTGAACAAGCTTCTGAGTAATCCCCAACAGTATCACGACACGTTTGTCCACCATGACATGGAATGTGGTGATAGTCCAAGGAGGATATCCAATGGATTAGTTGAGATAAGCTGGTACCTTCCCTGTGGGAACAAGAACATTGACATCTTTGGTGAACCTGTCGCTGTAGCTAATCTGAGAGGGGACATCAGTTTGTTTGAGACCCAGTACTCCTTTCTTTGTCAGACTTCCGCAGCAGTCTTTGTGTTCTTTGACAACCTGGACAACAAGTACAAGCTACTGACCAGCCAAAACACCAAGGCACAGCTGTTTCTAGTGGGTAACCTACAGAGCAAGAGCTTCAGCATTGATGCTTTGAAGAAAACCGCCAAAGAGCTAAACTTGAAGACGAGCAACGTCATCCTGAAGAACAAACAGATGAATGATGCAGACTTTGTGAAGAAGCTGCAAAACGCAGTTGGTCAGGTGATCAAGAGTTCAAAGTCCAAAATGCCATTGGAGCAGATGGCTGAAGTGGCACACAATCTTGGGATCTTGGTTGACGAGGACTGCCAAGAATGTCAAAGTGCAAAGCAAAATGCTGATGCAATTACTTCAAACATACATGACATACCACAGTATAAGGAAAGTCAGCTTCCCTTGCAAGGACAGGTCTGGAAGGAGCTGGCACGTCTAGAGAAGGAGGAATGCAGACTGCGGAAAGCTGGGAATCAGAACATAGAGATGTATAAAAGTGATCTCCAAACACAGAAGATACAACTCAGGAAAAAGCAGAGAAACTATGACATATCAGGTGCAATGTCTTGCTTCATAAATGCAATGTCAAGCACAGGGCAAGAAAGGTCCTACTTCTTGAAATGGATGCGAATGAACCTGGACAATCTGTCTCGTAGAAACTTGTCTGGCCTCAGAGAGCAGTACAAAGAGAAGTGCCAGAACTCCTCTGAAAACAAAGAAGAAATTGCAGACCTTGACAGACAGATTTCAAACAGTTCTTTGGGAACCGAGCATTTCCTACGTGAAATGGGTCAACTTTATGAGTCTTCTGTCTTACTCAGAGAAACTGATGTGTCACGGCAACAAATGCAGAACCTGCCCAGACTATGTGCTGAGCTGCTTCTGGATGGGTTTCCTCTGGAGCTGGTGGACGGAGACGCGTCCAACATACCTCTGAGATGGGTGAGTGATGTTCTACATCAGCTCAATGTCTTGGTGCAGCCGAAGAACAAGATCCTGGTGGTAACCGTTCTAGGTGTTCAGAGCACAGGAAAGTCCACTCTACTGAATACAATGTTTGGAGTGCAGTTTGCAGTCAGTAGCGGCAGATGCACAAGAGGGGCCTTCATGCTTCTCATCAAAGTCAAAGACGACTTCAAAAAGGAGCTGAACTGCGATTTTTTAGTGATCATCGACACAGAAGGACTGAAGTCGCCAGAGCTGGCACAGCTGAATGACAGCTATGAACACGACAACGAGCTAGCCACTCTAGTTGTTGGACTGAGTGATGTCACAATTGTCAATATTGCCATGGAGAATTCGACCGACATGAAGGACATCCTTCAAATTGTTGTCCATGCTTTTCTTCGAATGAAAGAGGTGGGAAAGAAACCCAAGTGCCAGTTTGTCCACCAGAATGTGGCAGATGTCTCGGCACACGACAAGAACATGAGAGACCGGAAGATGCTCTTGGAGCAATTGAACGAGATGACCCAGGCAGCAGCCAGAATGGAAAAAAAGGAAAAGAACAAAAGCTTCACAGATGTGATGGAGTACAACCCAGAGACTGGTAACTGGTACATCCCTGGACTTTGGCATGGAAACCCTCCAATGGCACCTGTCAACGCTGGGTACAGCGAGTCTGTCTACGAGTTCAAAAAGAACATGATCAAAGTTTTCCAGGACTGTGAGGCCCCTGGGAACATCATGGATTTTCTGGAGTGGACAAAAAGCCTTTGGAATGCTGTGAAGTATGAAAACTTCATCTTCAGCTTCAGAAACAGCCTGGTGGCTGATGCCTACATGAAGTTGTGCGTTGAGTTCAGTAAGTGGGAATGGTCATTCAAAAAGCACATGCACACATGGACAACAAATGCTGAAACAAGGATTTCCAACTTTGGGACAGTTGCGATGAAATACCAGATGGACAACATGAGGGATTTTCACAGCAAATTGAAAATGGAAGCCTCAATGGAACTTATCAAATGGGAGAAGACCATTCTTGACAACCTGACCAAGTACTACGAGCAGACAGAGGGCCATGTCTATCTtgtggagagatacagagaggatttTGCAAACAGCACCAAAGGTATGAAAAGGGAGATGGAAAACTCTATAATGAGTAAACTGGAAGCTGCTTTTGAGATTCGAAAAGGAATGATCAAGCTTGACACAATAAAGAAGAACCACACAGCCGTGATGGAGAAAAAAGTGCTGAGGTTGCTTGAGGACTGCAGAAAGAGTCAATCTCAGTGGTCTGAGCAGGACCTTGATAGAGAATTTGAAAAGGTATGGGAGGAAACCGTGTATGAGCTATCCAACTTTGAAGGATTGAGGCCACAAGATGTTTTGAGTGATGTTTTCAAGCAGCTTCGGTCTAACATGGTGCAGAAGGGAGGTTCAGTGAATGAAAAGCTGAACCAAGTGAAACTTAAAGATCATGGAGAAGAACCCTTCATAGTCACTCCAGAGGGGTTTTTCAAGAAACTAGTAAAGGAGTTTTACATGGATGAGCACACAAGAAAAACCCAGGCCATGGCAGACAAACTGATAGCCAAATGCAAAGAGTTTGTGTTCGAGAAGGTCCAAAAGAAAACAGACTACCATGACACATACATACAAGAGATTCTGCACATGATTGAAGAGAAGCTGGATGCCAACAAAGAACTTGACATAAGCCTCAAATTTGAACTGAACATCAAATTGCACATTTGTGGGTTTGCAGCCAGGACCTTCCAGAATCTGCATGAAAAGTTCATAACTGACAATAATCCTCGTTTGTGCCTTGAACAGTTCAAAGATAAATACTTGGAAGACTTCAAAGACTTGATCAGTGGACAAGATCAGTGTCAGAAGAAAGCTGAGCAGTTCACCACCCTGTGTCTTAAACCAGCAGTAAAAGCCTATGTTGCCAGTTCCCTGGGTCCGGAAATTGTTGATGTAATGCTGACGGGACAGAATGCCTTTCAATTCAGCTCTCGGGCATTTTTCCAGTACTCTATCTTGAAGCAACTACTGTCAGAATTCAACTTTGCTAACTATGTGAGCTACATTTGTGACTACGAAGGCTTTGTCAAGAATTGGATTTTGGATGAAACCTTGAAGCGCTTCTCACAAGGAAACAAAATGTTTGAGTTGGAAGACTGTCAACTCAAAGGGATCATCAGTGTCATCACTGAGGCAATCACAAAAGCACAGATGAATGAGATGGGCAACATAAAGGAATTCATTAAGGACATATGCAGCCTCCTAGGAGAGAAGCTGGTGCTTCCCCAAGATGCGTTGGAAGCCACCATGATCTTCAACAATTCCAAACAGGAATCGTTTGTCCACTGGCTTAAAATATCTGTAGGGGATATGGAACAGTCGCTGAGAGAAGAGTTCCAAAGAGCAAAGGATGTGAAAACGAAATTGGAAAGACAGAACATCAAGCCACAGAACGAGCTGTTCACAAAAGTGTTTGGCTGTGGGATGCAGTGTCCATTCTGCAAGGCACCGTGCGAGGCAGGAGGAAAAGCCCACATAAACCACTGTGCCTCAATACATCGACCAAAGGGACTTGGTCGTGTTAGGTTTGAGGGCTCAAGAAATCTTGTCACTGACATCTGCTCCTCTTCAGTGTTCAATGATACCGCCTTCAGATGCTATGAAACACGTGGACAGTGGCATCCTTACAAGAAATACCGGGACATTTACCCTGACTGGCTTATTCCTGCGGATTCCAGCATACAGGCCTCGGACTACTGGAAATTTGTGATGGCAAAATTCAACAAGCACTTTGCCGAAGA
Protein-coding sequences here:
- the LOC115138001 gene encoding up-regulator of cell proliferation-like — translated: MDINEEDCDLYLGEEEDSSHRAQTDGLKSEPAQPMDAAVAETHLESLLLNLGLEQHYTEKLALSTVLQIDEKTVTDEPAQTLSALPWTFLKRLMMVNVTARSVKCTSSGGEESCDASFCNIDLDLDNLVDNLDSSNVVNPLDVVTALFLCSNGFLQQEMVLKMSMCQFSVPLLLPNCDTKQCMLMLWAMRDIVKKFRPHSLSDPRGFVEDRIVLSDLPMVSFVRLGECSVSKSQILNKLLSNPQQYHDTFVHHDMECGDSPRRISNGLVEISWYLPCGNKNIDIFGEPVAVANLRGDISLFETQYSFLCQTSAAVFVFFDNLDNKYKLLTSQNTKAQLFLVGNLQSKSFSIDALKKTAKELNLKTSNVILKNKQMNDADFVKKLQNAVGQVIKSSKSKMPLEQMAEVAHNLGILVDEDCQECQSAKQNADAITSNIHDIPQYKESQLPLQGQVWKELARLEKEECRLRKAGNQNIEMYKSDLQTQKIQLRKKQRNYDISGAMSCFINAMSSTGQERSYFLKWMRMNLDNLSRRNLSGLREQYKEKCQNSSENKEEIADLDRQISNSSLGTEHFLREMGQLYESSVLLRETDVSRQQMQNLPRLCAELLLDGFPLELVDGDASNIPLRWVSDVLHQLNVLVQPKNKILVVTVLGVQSTGKSTLLNTMFGVQFAVSSGRCTRGAFMLLIKVKDDFKKELNCDFLVIIDTEGLKSPELAQLNDSYEHDNELATLVVGLSDVTIVNIAMENSTDMKDILQIVVHAFLRMKEVGKKPKCQFVHQNVADVSAHDKNMRDRKMLLEQLNEMTQAAARMEKKEKNKSFTDVMEYNPETGNWYIPGLWHGNPPMAPVNAGYSESVYEFKKNMIKVFQDCEAPGNIMDFLEWTKSLWNAVKYENFIFSFRNSLVADAYMKLCVEFSKWEWSFKKHMHTWTTNAETRISNFGTVAMKYQMDNMRDFHSKLKMEASMELIKWEKTILDNLTKYYEQTEGHVYLVERYREDFANSTKGMKREMENSIMSKLEAAFEIRKGMIKLDTIKKNHTAVMEKKVLRLLEDCRKSQSQWSEQDLDREFEKVWEETVYELSNFEGLRPQDVLSDVFKQLRSNMVQKGGSVNEKLNQVKLKDHGEEPFIVTPEGFFKKLVKEFYMDEHTRKTQAMADKLIAKCKEFVFEKVQKKTDYHDTYIQEILHMIEEKLDANKELDISLKFELNIKLHICGFAARTFQNLHEKFITDNNPRLCLEQFKDKYLEDFKDLISGQDQCQKKAEQFTTLCLKPAVKAYVASSLGPEIVDVMLTGQNAFQFSSRAFFQYSILKQLLSEFNFANYVSYICDYEGFVKNWILDETLKRFSQGNKMFELEDCQLKGIISVITEAITKAQMNEMGNIKEFIKDICSLLGEKLVLPQDALEATMIFNNSKQESFVHWLKISVGDMEQSLREEFQRAKDVKTKLERQNIKPQNELFTKVFGCGMQCPFCKAPCEAGGKAHINHCASIHRPKGLGRVRFEGSRNLVTDICSSSVFNDTAFRCYETRGQWHPYKKYRDIYPDWLIPADSSIQASDYWKFVMAKFNKHFAEEYGALPADIPPAWKWISKEQAERSIKESFSIK